From a single Populus trichocarpa isolate Nisqually-1 chromosome 17, P.trichocarpa_v4.1, whole genome shotgun sequence genomic region:
- the LOC7495967 gene encoding DExH-box ATP-dependent RNA helicase DExH18, mitochondrial yields the protein MAGGPFTSLFRIFASRNNVHSARVLLSNQNFRSMRQFNNWVLETHQFSTSFDVPCRQFSTSLVDNIHSHSPLKNPQFTIFNPADARPFSSSVDDEDGNRVKLNENKSLDSVENGGLEGVDGNSVGAGDDNESCVCDSMVIEEKQSDGVEGGNNVVGKKNLAFRDPVELYRELLTAEKNDNLKRSDWDTLQEIFSCFSKSGWAANQALGIYIGKSYFHTAVNRFRNFFFKKCSAELAMHLVSLGASDKAVRFLFPIFVEYCIEEFPDEIKRFRNMISSADLTKPHTWFPFARAMKRKIIYHCGPTNSGKTYNALQKFMEAKKGIYCSPLRLLAMEVFDKVNALGVYCSLYTGQEKKHVPFSNHIACTVEMVSTEELYDVAVIDEIQMMADSCRGYAWTRALLGLKADEIHLCGDPSVLDIVKNICSETGDELYEQHYERFKPLVVEAKTLLGDLKNVRSGDCIVAFSRREIFEVKMAIEKHTNHRCCVIYGALPPETRRQQANLFNDQDNEYDVLVASDAVGMGLNLNIRRVVFNSLSKYNGDKIVPVPPSQVKQIAGRAGRRGSRYPDGLTTTLQLEDLDYLIDCLKQPFENVKKVGLFPFFEQVELFAGQLPDISFAHLLEKFGENCRLDGSYFLCRHDHIKKVANMLEKVQGLSLEDRFNFCFAPVNFRDPKAMYHLHRFAALYSIKVPVSIAMGMPKGSARNDAELQDLETKHQVLSVYLWLSQHFKKEIFPYKKKAEEMAIDIADLLGQSLIKACWKPESRQGGNPRPQQKEDGHERHKGDGYRRPNSLVKIYEKKRQEKELLQGHSQKVVV from the exons ATGGCTGGAGGCCCTTTTACCTCATTGTTTAGAATCTTTGCATCAAGAAACAATGTTCACAGTGCTAGAGTTTTgctttcaaatcaaaatttccGTTCTATGAGACAATTTAACAACTGGGTTTTAGAAACTCATCAGTTTAGTACCTCTTTTGATGTTCCTTGCCGGCAATTTTCAACTAGTTTAGTAGACAACATTCATTCTCACTCACCTTTAAAGAACCCACAATTTACCATTTTTAATCCTGCTGATGCGAGGCCGTTTTCTTCATCTGTCGATGATGAGGATGGTAATAGAGTgaaattgaatgagaataaaagtTTGGATTCTGTAGAGAATGGTGGTCTTGAAGGTGTTGATGGGAATAGTGTTGGTGCGGGTGATGATAACGAGAGTTGCGTTTGTGATTCTATGGTTATTGAAGAGAAACAAAGTGATGGTGTTGAGGGTGGGAATAATGTTGTGGGGAAAAAGAATTTGGCATTTCGTGACCCTGTAGAGTTGTATCGGGAGCTTCTTACTGCTGAAAAGAATGATAATTTGAAGCGATCGGATTGGGATACTTTACAAGAGATATtctcttgtttttcaaaatCGGGCTGGGCAGCTAATCAGGCTCTTGGCATTTATATTGGCAAGTCATATTTCCATACTGCTGTCAATCGGTTCAGGaactttttctttaagaaatgtTCTGCTGAGCTTGCTATGCACTTGGTGTCACTAGGTGCATCGGATAAGGCTGTTAGGTTCCTTTTCCCAATATTTGTTGAGTATTGTATAGAAGAGTTTCCTGATGAGATCAAGCGGTTTCGGAATATGATTTCCTCAGCAGATCTTACAAAGCCACACACATGGTTCCCTTTTGCACGAGCAATGAAACGAAAGATCATATATCATTGTGGTCCAACAAACAGTGGTAAAACTTATAATGCATTGCAAAAATTTATGGAAGCAAAGAAGGGTATTTATTGTAGTCCACTCAGGCTGTTAGCCATGGAAGTTTTTGACAAGGTCAATGCTCTTGGGGTTTACTGTAGTCTCTATACTGGGCAAGAGAAGAAACACGTGCCATTTTCCAATCATATTGCTTGTACTGTGGAAATGGTGTCAACTGAGGAACTGTATGATGTGGCTGTTATTGATGAGATCCAGATGATGGCTGATTCATGCAGAGGCTATGCATGGACGAGAGCATTACTTGGTTTGAAGGCTGATGAAATTCATTTGTGTGGAGATCCTAGTGTTCTggatattgttaaaaatatctGTTCAGAAACTGGAGATGAATTGTATGAACAACATTATGAGAGATTCAAACCGTTAGTGGTTGAAGCCAAAACTCTGTTGGGAGATCTTAAAAATGTACGATCTGGGGATTGTATTGTTGCATTTTCAAGAAGAGAGATATTCGAGGTGAAAATGGCAATTGAAAAACACACCAATCATCGTTGTTGTGTTATTTATGGGGCCTTACCACCAGAGACTCGTAGGCAGCAAGCTAACTTGTTCAATGATCAGGATAACGAGTATGATGTGCTGGTTGCAAGTGATGCTGTGGGGATGGGTTTGAATCTGAACATTAGAAGAGTAGTTTTTAATAGCCTTTCAAAGTACAATGGTGACAAGATTGTTCCAGTACCACCATCACAGGTGAAGCAGATTGCTGGAAGAGCTGGTAGAAGAGGAAGTCGGTATCCAGATGGACTCACAACCACCTTGCAATTAGAGGATTTGGATTACTTGATTGATTGTTTGAAGCAACCTTTCGAGAATGTCAAGAAAGTGggtctctttcctttctttgagCAGGTTGAATTGTTTGCTGGACAGCTGCCAGATATTAGTTTTGCTCATTTGCTTGAAAAGTTTGGTGAAAATTGCCGTCTTGATGGCTCATACTTCTTGTGTCGGCATGATCATATAAAGAAGGTGGCAAATATGTTGGAGAAAGTTCAGGGATTATCTTTGGAAGACCGATTCAACTTTTGCTTCGCTCCAGTTAATTTCAGAGACCCAAAAGCAATGTACCATCTTCATAGGTTTGCTGCACTGTATAGCATAAAGGTCCCTGTTAGTATAGCAATGGGCATGCCAAAGGGATCTGCTCGGAATGATGCAGAACTCCAAGATCTCGAGACTAAACATCAAGTTTTATCCGTGTATCTATGGTTGTCCCAGcacttcaaaaaagaaatttttccATATAAGAAAAAGGCTGAGGAAATGGCAATAGATATCGCAGATTTATTGGGCCAATCTCTCATCAAGGCTTGCTGGAAACCAGAATCAAGGCAGGGAGGGAATCCAAGGCCTCAACAGAAGGAAGATGGTCATGAGAGGCACAAAGGAGATGGTTACAGGAGGCCTAACTCACTTGTCAAGATTTATGAAAA GAAAAGGCAAGAAAAAGAGTTGCTGCAGGGGCATTCACAGAAGGTCGTTGTATAG